Proteins from one Candidatus Poribacteria bacterium genomic window:
- a CDS encoding DUF5069 domain-containing protein gives MELDDWGSFWQVDLTVGPPRSPHAKDVADCHGVARMADKARAARAEKIGEYKYGEDSGQDRRILEFLGVSAEDFQEAAVNNPNDVEIGDWVLEQSGKGADEIAAFNERMANWGPEDESSRAYFEQRRQEVAPTRTDIKTWAALQDVDDKLSFE, from the coding sequence ATGGAACTAGATGATTGGGGTAGTTTCTGGCAGGTTGACTTGACGGTCGGACCACCACGCAGTCCCCACGCTAAAGATGTCGCAGACTGCCATGGTGTCGCACGGATGGCAGATAAGGCACGCGCAGCACGCGCCGAAAAAATCGGAGAATATAAGTACGGCGAGGATTCTGGACAGGATAGACGTATCTTGGAGTTTCTCGGTGTATCTGCGGAGGACTTCCAAGAAGCTGCGGTCAACAACCCCAACGACGTTGAAATCGGGGACTGGGTGCTTGAACAAAGTGGCAAAGGGGCAGACGAAATCGCAGCGTTCAACGAACGCATGGCAAATTGGGGTCCTGAAGATGAGTCGTCAAGAGCCTATTTTGAACAGCGTCGTCAAGAAGTAGCTCCAACTCGTACGGACATTAAGACGTGGGCAGCTCTTCAAGACGTTGACGACAAACTCAGTTTCGAGTAG
- a CDS encoding phytanoyl-CoA dioxygenase family protein, translated as MVIKDSVSTETSAVKSGLTPQQIQQLKDDGFLIIRNLLPREAIQPLIDELAQRVDEATDEAVKQGVLGPDNTFGDAPFETRLAQVCKACTEPDWVWHHYFSSQKPMSAGMFVLRTVPALLDVAESLMGPEILAHPQFSCRAKLPDQDLTVIPWHQDLAYLRPEEAGDTLVANFWIPLVDATVTNGCMEVMRGSHRLGLLPHSRLISTPGHKGGKGIADSNLPPCEVVAGEVDVGDVLMTTERLVHRSVPNRSDTVRWSVDTRYNQIGLPTGRENVPGFIARSHKHPERVAQSHHDWNRLFED; from the coding sequence ATGGTTATAAAAGACTCCGTTTCAACTGAAACTTCAGCCGTGAAAAGTGGGCTCACACCCCAGCAGATCCAGCAGCTCAAGGATGACGGCTTTCTGATTATCCGCAATCTGCTTCCACGCGAAGCGATTCAACCATTGATCGATGAACTGGCGCAGCGAGTCGATGAAGCAACGGACGAAGCGGTAAAGCAGGGGGTACTCGGTCCGGATAACACATTTGGTGATGCCCCCTTTGAAACTCGCCTGGCGCAGGTGTGCAAAGCCTGCACCGAACCGGATTGGGTCTGGCATCACTACTTTTCCAGTCAAAAGCCGATGAGTGCTGGGATGTTTGTGCTAAGAACAGTTCCTGCACTGCTAGATGTCGCTGAATCGTTGATGGGGCCCGAAATTCTAGCACACCCACAATTCAGCTGCCGCGCCAAACTGCCGGACCAGGATCTAACAGTCATCCCTTGGCATCAGGATCTCGCGTACTTGAGACCGGAGGAAGCGGGGGATACATTGGTTGCCAATTTCTGGATTCCACTTGTGGATGCCACAGTCACTAACGGGTGTATGGAGGTGATGCGGGGCTCGCATCGTCTGGGGTTGTTGCCACATAGCCGTCTCATATCGACACCGGGTCATAAGGGCGGAAAAGGTATCGCTGACTCCAATCTGCCGCCTTGCGAGGTTGTGGCAGGGGAAGTTGATGTGGGCGATGTCCTGATGACGACGGAGCGGTTGGTGCATCGGTCAGTTCCGAACCGATCGGATACCGTTAGGTGGAGCGTCGATACGCGGTACAACCAAATCGGGCTTCCAACGGGGCGTGAGAACGTTCCCGGCTTTATCGCCCGCAGCCACAAGCATCCGGAACGCGTAGCACAATCGCATCACGACTGGAATCGACTTTTTGAGGATTGA
- a CDS encoding amidohydrolase family protein, producing MSNTDTYAYDLHLRAGRVVCPATGLEGPGGVAVRGDRIVAVGDQIDGSARETLDFPDAMLLPGLVDMHAHPAREGSKYGVDPDVHFLPRGVTTVLSQGDAGAGNWSQYRESIIEGARTRVRLAINLSVTGESIPTSGCFENLGDVDVDACVAAIEDRGEAIWGIAANIAKSCAGDNDPREILNRALAAGNQTNRPLLFGTRREPDFPFEEQLELLRPGDVITYCFQSNMDCLVEDGRIKDEVWEAREKGILFDIGHGMNSFHFDVAEVAIANGFLPDTISTDQYIRHVDSNPQHDLPRTLSKLLAAGMTEADALARVTVRPAEFLGLSGEVGTLAPGACADLAVLRFNQDALPLQDVKGLERPGGCWEPILTVRAGEVVRA from the coding sequence ATGTCTAATACTGATACCTATGCCTACGATCTCCACCTCCGCGCCGGGCGTGTTGTCTGCCCTGCGACTGGACTGGAGGGTCCGGGCGGAGTCGCCGTTCGCGGCGATCGCATTGTCGCTGTCGGTGATCAGATTGATGGATCTGCGCGGGAGACGCTGGATTTCCCTGATGCCATGCTACTGCCGGGATTAGTGGATATGCACGCCCACCCCGCACGTGAAGGCTCGAAGTACGGTGTCGATCCCGATGTTCACTTCCTCCCCCGTGGAGTGACGACCGTGCTTTCTCAAGGGGATGCGGGTGCCGGCAATTGGTCTCAATACCGGGAGTCAATCATCGAAGGCGCGCGGACACGTGTCCGATTAGCTATCAATCTCTCCGTTACCGGGGAATCGATCCCGACGAGTGGCTGTTTCGAGAATCTGGGCGATGTGGATGTGGACGCCTGTGTCGCAGCGATCGAAGATAGGGGTGAGGCAATCTGGGGCATTGCTGCCAATATAGCCAAATCCTGTGCCGGTGATAACGATCCCCGCGAGATTCTGAACCGTGCATTGGCAGCTGGCAACCAGACAAACCGTCCGCTGCTCTTCGGTACGCGACGAGAGCCAGATTTTCCTTTTGAAGAGCAGTTGGAACTATTACGTCCCGGAGATGTAATCACTTACTGCTTTCAGAGCAATATGGATTGTCTCGTAGAGGACGGACGTATCAAGGATGAAGTTTGGGAGGCTCGCGAGAAAGGGATACTGTTCGATATCGGGCACGGCATGAACTCATTCCACTTTGATGTGGCGGAGGTAGCAATCGCAAACGGATTTCTTCCGGACACTATCTCGACAGACCAGTATATTCGGCATGTGGATAGCAACCCACAACATGATCTACCCCGTACCCTTTCTAAGCTGCTCGCCGCCGGCATGACCGAAGCAGACGCCCTAGCGCGGGTAACGGTACGTCCCGCAGAATTTCTTGGGCTGTCCGGAGAGGTTGGAACGTTGGCACCCGGTGCCTGTGCAGACCTTGCTGTGTTGCGTTTCAATCAAGATGCGCTGCCACTACAAGATGTCAAAGGTCTGGAGCGGCCCGGAGGTTGTTGGGAGCCGATCCTCACTGTGCGGGCAGGAGAAGTTGTCCGCGCCTAG
- a CDS encoding aspartate aminotransferase family protein: MENRTAEDVTVSLEESYRARTPRSQELFERARKTMPGGAKGAYFHQPYPLTMARGEGCYLYDVEGQRYVDFANHHTAQVLGHNHPAVIDAIQEQMANGIALGAPVGIEAELCEEMCRRVTSLDRIRFCNSGTEATLHAIRLARGVSGRAKIAKFEGGYHGSHDVVEISSAPSLDKVGSETAPNSVPSAGGMSPHAAEEVVVLPFNDEVSVERLITQHRDELACIIFDTKAGIVPQRKEFVQFVGEIARKNDLLFILDEIVGFRVGTGGLQEYYGVTPDLTAYGKVVGGGFPVGAFGGRADIMDLLDGTRGSTGFFQSGTFSAHPITMAAGLATLKQLTPEAFNHLNGLADRLRIGLNELFARENIAAKAVNTGSVFSIHFTSEDLVNYRNLARTDKAMAHRVFLALLAEGYFLSHGLSMNAISLPTETRHVDGLIEAVGRAIK; encoded by the coding sequence ATGGAAAACAGAACAGCTGAAGATGTCACAGTTTCACTAGAGGAGAGTTATCGAGCGCGCACCCCACGGTCGCAGGAACTCTTTGAGCGGGCACGAAAGACGATGCCCGGTGGGGCAAAAGGTGCATACTTTCATCAGCCGTATCCCCTCACAATGGCGCGGGGCGAGGGGTGCTATCTGTATGATGTCGAAGGGCAGCGATATGTGGATTTTGCAAATCATCACACGGCACAGGTGTTGGGTCATAACCATCCCGCGGTCATAGATGCTATCCAGGAACAGATGGCGAATGGCATTGCGCTAGGTGCACCGGTTGGCATCGAGGCAGAATTGTGCGAGGAGATGTGCCGCCGAGTGACCTCCCTAGACCGAATCCGATTCTGCAACTCCGGCACCGAAGCGACGTTACATGCCATACGACTGGCGCGTGGCGTCAGTGGACGGGCTAAAATCGCCAAGTTTGAGGGTGGTTATCACGGCAGCCACGATGTCGTCGAAATTAGTTCTGCTCCGTCCTTGGACAAAGTGGGATCTGAAACGGCTCCCAATTCTGTTCCCTCAGCAGGCGGGATGTCTCCACATGCGGCAGAGGAGGTGGTTGTCCTTCCCTTCAACGATGAAGTCTCGGTCGAACGCCTTATCACGCAGCATCGTGATGAGTTAGCGTGCATTATTTTCGATACCAAAGCGGGCATCGTGCCGCAGCGTAAAGAGTTCGTGCAGTTCGTCGGGGAGATAGCACGGAAGAACGACCTACTCTTTATTTTGGACGAAATTGTCGGCTTCCGAGTGGGAACAGGCGGATTGCAGGAATACTACGGCGTTACACCTGACTTAACCGCTTATGGCAAGGTTGTCGGCGGGGGTTTCCCTGTCGGTGCATTTGGTGGACGAGCGGATATTATGGACTTGCTAGACGGCACGCGCGGCAGCACAGGTTTCTTCCAAAGCGGCACATTCAGCGCGCATCCCATCACTATGGCAGCTGGTTTGGCGACCTTGAAACAGCTCACCCCTGAAGCTTTCAACCATTTGAACGGATTGGCTGACCGGCTACGCATAGGACTGAACGAGCTGTTCGCCCGTGAAAATATCGCAGCGAAAGCGGTGAACACCGGCTCCGTGTTTAGCATTCACTTTACTAGCGAAGACCTTGTCAACTATCGTAACCTCGCCCGCACCGACAAGGCGATGGCACATCGCGTTTTCCTCGCGCTGTTGGCAGAAGGTTATTTCTTGAGTCATGGATTGTCCATGAACGCGATCTCGCTGCCGACTGAGACTCGCCATGTGGACGGGTTGATAGAGGCAGTGGGACGCGCTATAAAATAA
- a CDS encoding sulfatase-like hydrolase/transferase — MSDSNSRQPNVIFILTDDQGPWAAGCCGNDEVRTPNMDRLAETGVRFENFFCTSPVCSPARASLMTGRIPSAHGVHDWIRDGNMPPTSAKYLEGLTCYTDVLGANGYTVGLSGKWHLGDSMTPQHGFSHWFAMPLGGSKYNDAEMIRDGVVEVQPGYVTDIITDDALQFIEGNKDQPFYLSVHYNAPHTPFDGHPQDIVDSYDDCPFKTCPQEAAHPWAIPGARIHLGNRESLKGYFAAITAMDLNVGRILEKLEGLGLREDTLIVFSSDNGYSCGHHGFWHKGNGTFPLNMYENSVKVPFIMSHPGGIPLGRVTEAMASQYDFMPTLLDYLGLEMPADPLRPGRSFQPALLGETNDAQDEVVIFDEYGPVRMIRTQEWKYVHRYPYGPHELYDLVNDPDERKNLVDEKAKSALMKEMRQQLASWFSRYVLPELDGTRFQVTGLGHAAKIESGSCGEGAFHPLPEDWHEVRQRQFQRR; from the coding sequence ATGTCTGATTCCAATAGTCGTCAGCCCAATGTAATCTTTATTTTGACTGATGATCAGGGACCTTGGGCGGCAGGCTGCTGTGGAAACGATGAAGTTCGCACACCAAACATGGATCGACTTGCGGAAACAGGTGTTCGCTTCGAAAACTTTTTCTGTACCTCTCCCGTCTGTTCGCCAGCACGCGCTAGCCTGATGACCGGGCGGATTCCGTCAGCGCACGGCGTGCACGACTGGATTCGAGATGGAAATATGCCACCGACCTCCGCGAAGTATCTTGAAGGCTTGACGTGCTACACCGATGTGCTCGGTGCCAACGGCTACACCGTTGGACTCAGTGGGAAATGGCATCTTGGCGATAGTATGACCCCACAGCACGGCTTCAGCCACTGGTTTGCGATGCCACTCGGTGGTAGTAAGTATAATGACGCGGAGATGATTCGGGATGGGGTTGTAGAGGTGCAGCCCGGCTACGTTACCGATATCATCACAGACGACGCTTTGCAGTTTATTGAGGGTAACAAAGATCAACCGTTCTATCTCAGCGTCCACTATAACGCGCCTCATACGCCGTTCGACGGACACCCACAGGATATTGTGGATTCTTACGACGATTGTCCATTCAAAACCTGTCCCCAAGAAGCGGCACACCCGTGGGCGATTCCCGGCGCTCGGATACATCTAGGAAACAGGGAATCGTTGAAGGGTTACTTTGCAGCGATTACAGCGATGGATCTAAACGTTGGTCGCATTCTGGAGAAGCTTGAAGGGCTTGGCTTGCGGGAAGATACTCTGATCGTCTTCAGCAGCGACAATGGCTATTCCTGTGGGCATCACGGCTTTTGGCATAAAGGGAACGGCACCTTCCCGCTGAATATGTACGAGAACTCGGTCAAAGTTCCCTTTATTATGAGCCACCCCGGCGGTATTCCACTAGGACGCGTTACGGAAGCGATGGCGAGTCAATACGATTTTATGCCCACTCTGCTTGATTACCTCGGCTTGGAGATGCCAGCGGATCCATTGCGCCCCGGACGAAGTTTCCAACCGGCGTTGCTCGGTGAAACAAACGATGCACAGGATGAAGTGGTTATCTTTGACGAATATGGTCCTGTCCGGATGATTCGGACGCAGGAATGGAAATATGTCCACCGCTATCCTTATGGTCCCCATGAACTCTATGATCTGGTGAATGACCCAGACGAACGAAAAAACCTTGTGGACGAGAAAGCGAAGAGTGCACTGATGAAGGAGATGCGTCAACAACTCGCTTCTTGGTTCAGCCGATATGTCCTGCCGGAGCTTGACGGGACACGGTTCCAAGTCACAGGTTTGGGGCATGCCGCCAAAATCGAATCGGGTTCCTGTGGCGAAGGTGCTTTCCATCCGCTACCAGAGGACTGGCACGAGGTCCGACAACGGCAATTCCAGCGTAGGTAG
- a CDS encoding CocE/NonD family hydrolase, whose amino-acid sequence MGPKDRVRFVKNVMIPTSDGVQLAMDMHVPDSDDWEQTPRPLILEYIPYRKDDTAPYSGYHNYFAQHGFIGARLDCRGTGSSEGINTDEYTPREQQDGVEAIEWLAAQPWCSGKIAMFGASYGGFTSVQIAAHRPPHLTTIIPMYFTDDRYADDCHYRGGALRCYYDIGAYGCSMIGMNAMPPYPEYSGEDWARIWEEHLAHNTPYLLKWLENQTDGEYWRPGSLRGRYDQIQCSVFMIGGWRDGYPNPPLRTFRNLTVPKKVLIGPWNHAHPNEAIPGPRIDHLREVVRWCDYWLKGEDNGVMDEPPVCVYMQTYDEPRVDRTETRGYWRVEEAFPLDSSESLTYWLGNDDQLCPQPPDQGLRFDSYTYRPTVGVTGGLWSGGVPFGLPTDQRPDEIHSLNYTAKPLDEPLEIIGRPQVALNVSSTAPVMAFVAKLCDVAPDGTSALVCSGVLNATRRESLTNPVPLNSSEIYEIEINLDCTAWRFETGHRIRLSICSADFPNLWPTPYPGINHVYRDSKHSSCLELPIVPVRVAKKGELPASEAQFEPLHMGINVYRLSPDVRPWEIVYDILGDRTGLRTRTHGTSLVNSGTKVETDAQLEVWAHNRDPADVTALGKHHRRIVHNDGEITVDTCCHFRSTETAFHVTIDLHIAVNGLPHHQQRWVRTFPRALL is encoded by the coding sequence ATGGGACCGAAAGATAGGGTTCGCTTTGTCAAAAACGTGATGATTCCGACCTCAGATGGCGTGCAGTTAGCGATGGATATGCACGTTCCCGACAGTGATGATTGGGAACAGACGCCGCGTCCACTGATCCTCGAATACATCCCATATCGCAAAGATGACACCGCTCCGTATTCAGGTTATCATAACTACTTTGCACAGCACGGGTTCATCGGGGCGCGGTTGGACTGTCGCGGTACGGGCAGCAGCGAGGGGATCAACACGGATGAATACACGCCACGTGAACAGCAAGATGGCGTTGAAGCGATTGAATGGCTTGCGGCGCAGCCGTGGTGCAGCGGAAAGATTGCAATGTTTGGGGCATCGTATGGTGGTTTTACTTCTGTACAGATCGCTGCACACCGTCCACCGCACCTCACGACCATTATCCCCATGTACTTCACCGATGACCGTTATGCCGACGATTGTCACTATCGCGGCGGCGCCCTGCGCTGCTACTACGATATCGGAGCGTATGGCTGTTCGATGATTGGCATGAACGCGATGCCACCGTATCCCGAATACAGCGGCGAGGATTGGGCGCGAATCTGGGAAGAACACCTCGCACACAATACCCCTTATCTACTCAAATGGCTGGAGAATCAGACCGATGGTGAATATTGGCGTCCCGGTAGTTTGCGCGGCCGATACGACCAGATCCAGTGTTCGGTTTTCATGATTGGTGGCTGGCGAGACGGCTATCCAAACCCACCGTTGCGAACGTTTAGAAATCTCACTGTGCCCAAAAAAGTCCTCATCGGGCCTTGGAACCACGCGCACCCCAATGAAGCTATCCCCGGACCACGCATTGACCACCTGCGCGAAGTCGTCCGTTGGTGCGACTATTGGCTCAAGGGCGAGGACAACGGCGTGATGGATGAGCCTCCGGTTTGCGTCTATATGCAGACCTACGATGAACCGCGTGTGGATCGAACCGAAACACGCGGATACTGGCGTGTAGAAGAAGCGTTCCCCCTGGATTCGAGCGAATCGCTGACCTATTGGCTTGGCAACGACGATCAACTCTGTCCTCAGCCACCGGATCAAGGGCTGCGTTTCGACAGCTATACTTACCGTCCAACTGTCGGGGTCACAGGCGGATTGTGGAGTGGCGGTGTTCCCTTCGGATTGCCGACAGATCAACGTCCTGATGAAATTCATTCACTAAACTACACAGCGAAGCCGCTTGATGAACCTTTGGAAATTATCGGCAGGCCGCAAGTTGCACTGAATGTCAGTTCCACGGCACCTGTGATGGCGTTCGTTGCGAAATTGTGCGATGTTGCCCCCGATGGAACGAGTGCATTGGTCTGTAGCGGTGTGTTGAACGCGACGCGCCGCGAATCCCTCACCAATCCGGTACCACTGAATTCTAGCGAGATTTACGAAATCGAGATCAATCTCGACTGCACCGCTTGGCGTTTTGAAACAGGACACCGCATTCGTCTTTCTATATGTAGCGCAGATTTCCCAAACCTCTGGCCCACCCCGTATCCGGGGATTAACCACGTTTATCGCGACTCCAAGCACTCATCGTGTTTGGAGTTACCCATTGTTCCAGTGAGAGTGGCAAAGAAAGGAGAATTACCGGCCAGTGAAGCACAGTTTGAACCCTTACACATGGGGATCAACGTCTATCGTCTCTCGCCTGATGTGCGTCCGTGGGAGATTGTCTACGACATTCTTGGCGACCGAACCGGACTACGAACCCGTACACATGGCACGAGTCTCGTGAATTCGGGGACGAAAGTGGAAACCGATGCACAACTTGAAGTATGGGCGCATAATCGGGATCCCGCCGATGTTACAGCGTTGGGGAAACATCATCGCCGCATCGTGCACAACGATGGCGAAATCACCGTTGACACTTGCTGCCATTTTCGAAGCACCGAAACAGCGTTTCACGTTACGATTGACCTGCATATCGCTGTCAACGGCTTGCCTCACCATCAACAGCGGTGGGTACGAACCTTTCCCCGCGCCTTGCTGTGA
- a CDS encoding Gfo/Idh/MocA family oxidoreductase, with product MARIGVIGTGGMGGAHCNSLPQVENCEFVGVADLRLEAAQAIAEQHQIRAFQDYRELLEIVDGVVVATPPVAHGEVVVAAAEAGVHAFCEKPLSLTLSDADAMIDASDKAGTHLMVGQVLRFYPVHVLGRQLIDDGEIGDVTYIETDYSGPYRGPRERPSTWYGSVGGLLENGIHKSDLINWYGGTALTVAAEVGSFSGHDDWEDYTVSLIRYDTRAVGILRWGGFMGARGTNETIIDGSKGSLRLDMGADIAYLKKIGESEWQTLTPDRTGPHGVVGELTHFVDCIREDKTPLIDGRGGRHAVEVVLATYRSAKEKTKVILPMQDL from the coding sequence ATGGCACGTATTGGCGTTATCGGTACAGGCGGCATGGGCGGTGCTCATTGCAATTCACTGCCTCAAGTTGAAAATTGTGAATTTGTCGGTGTTGCGGACCTTCGATTGGAAGCGGCACAAGCTATCGCAGAACAGCACCAAATCCGTGCGTTTCAAGATTACCGCGAACTGCTAGAGATCGTGGATGGTGTTGTAGTTGCGACGCCGCCGGTGGCACATGGGGAGGTTGTTGTTGCAGCAGCAGAGGCTGGTGTCCACGCCTTTTGCGAAAAACCCCTATCCCTCACCCTCAGCGATGCGGACGCAATGATTGACGCTTCAGACAAAGCGGGGACGCACCTGATGGTGGGACAGGTTCTCCGTTTCTACCCCGTGCATGTCCTCGGCAGACAGTTGATCGATGACGGTGAGATTGGGGATGTTACCTATATTGAAACGGATTATAGCGGTCCCTATCGAGGACCACGGGAACGCCCATCAACTTGGTACGGGAGTGTCGGTGGGCTGCTAGAGAACGGCATCCACAAATCTGATCTCATTAACTGGTATGGCGGGACCGCTCTAACGGTTGCGGCGGAAGTGGGCAGCTTTTCTGGACACGATGATTGGGAAGATTACACCGTCTCGCTCATTCGGTATGATACGAGGGCGGTGGGGATATTGCGATGGGGTGGGTTCATGGGCGCACGCGGCACAAACGAGACCATTATTGACGGATCGAAAGGCTCGCTACGGCTCGATATGGGAGCCGACATCGCATACCTCAAAAAAATCGGTGAATCGGAATGGCAAACGCTCACTCCTGACCGCACGGGACCTCACGGCGTCGTCGGTGAACTGACCCATTTTGTCGATTGTATCCGTGAGGATAAAACACCCCTGATTGATGGCAGAGGTGGGCGTCATGCTGTTGAGGTTGTCTTAGCGACCTACCGTTCAGCAAAGGAAAAGACTAAGGTTATCTTGCCTATGCAAGATTTGTAG
- a CDS encoding sulfatase-like hydrolase/transferase codes for MATNSKQNRRPNILWICTDQQRYDTIGALGNQYVSTPNIDGLVEEGVTFTHAYCQSPICTPSRGSFLTGMYPSAVHVNGNGNEYFPDSPPLVTRLLADAGYDCGLIGKLHLASAHRRIEPRVNDGYQYWQYSHAPRDDWDTGHDYADWVRFKGHILGELTKSIDGVPAELHQTTWCAEKTIEFIRQERETPWLASVNIYDPHPPFNPPKTYRDMFNPADMPGPLFRESDLEQQRKLEAVDFQSKGRPPEELDIRSPIVPQSPGTAEVASAGGRDAKTLQAAYYAMIKLIDDVLGRILETLDETGQRERTVIIFTSDHGEMLGDHGLIQKGCRFYEGLVRVPLIFSFPGHFEQGLRSDALVGLLDKTPTLLDLAGLEIPDRMQGRSLLPILKGEASPTHHRDFVRCEFYDALDQPDGTFATMYRDRQHKLVMYHGHPHGELYDLETDPGEFENLWDTSSAQSLKVDLMKRSYDASMLAMDRGPRRIGPM; via the coding sequence ATGGCTACAAACAGCAAACAAAATAGGCGTCCGAACATCCTCTGGATCTGTACAGACCAACAGCGTTACGACACAATTGGTGCGCTGGGAAACCAGTACGTCTCAACTCCGAACATTGATGGCTTAGTCGAGGAGGGGGTTACTTTTACCCACGCCTACTGCCAAAGCCCAATCTGCACACCTAGCCGGGGGAGTTTTCTCACAGGAATGTATCCGAGTGCGGTGCACGTCAACGGAAACGGCAACGAATACTTCCCAGATAGTCCGCCCCTTGTAACCCGCCTCCTCGCAGATGCTGGCTACGACTGTGGGTTGATTGGTAAGCTGCACCTCGCTAGTGCTCACCGTCGCATCGAACCCCGCGTGAACGATGGATACCAGTATTGGCAGTACAGCCACGCACCCCGTGACGACTGGGACACGGGACACGACTACGCAGACTGGGTGCGATTCAAAGGGCATATTCTGGGGGAATTGACCAAAAGCATTGACGGTGTGCCTGCCGAACTCCATCAAACCACATGGTGTGCGGAAAAGACGATTGAATTTATCCGACAAGAACGGGAAACACCGTGGCTGGCAAGTGTAAACATCTACGATCCTCACCCACCCTTCAATCCGCCCAAAACTTACAGGGATATGTTCAATCCGGCAGATATGCCAGGTCCCCTTTTCCGAGAGAGCGATCTGGAACAGCAGCGGAAGCTAGAAGCCGTAGATTTCCAGTCGAAGGGACGACCTCCAGAGGAATTGGATATCCGCAGCCCGATCGTGCCGCAGTCTCCGGGGACAGCTGAAGTAGCTTCAGCGGGCGGACGCGATGCCAAAACCTTGCAAGCGGCATATTATGCTATGATCAAGCTAATTGACGATGTGTTGGGGCGTATCTTGGAGACGTTGGACGAAACCGGACAGCGTGAGCGGACGGTGATTATCTTCACTAGTGATCATGGAGAAATGCTCGGCGATCACGGACTGATTCAGAAGGGGTGTCGTTTCTACGAAGGACTAGTCCGTGTGCCGCTCATCTTTTCTTTCCCTGGGCATTTTGAGCAGGGTTTGAGAAGCGATGCGTTGGTCGGGCTGCTGGACAAGACACCGACCTTGCTGGACTTAGCTGGCTTGGAAATCCCTGATCGTATGCAAGGCAGGTCGCTGCTGCCAATCCTCAAGGGAGAGGCTTCTCCCACTCATCACCGGGATTTCGTCCGCTGCGAATTCTATGATGCCTTAGATCAGCCGGACGGGACCTTTGCTACGATGTACCGCGATAGGCAGCATAAGCTGGTGATGTACCACGGTCACCCGCACGGCGAGCTTTACGATCTTGAAACGGATCCGGGGGAGTTTGAAAACCTGTGGGATACGTCGAGCGCGCAAAGCCTCAAGGTGGACTTAATGAAACGAAGTTATGATGCTTCGATGCTGGCGATGGATCGAGGCCCTCGACGAATTGGACCGATGTAA
- a CDS encoding DUF5069 domain-containing protein, translating into MDLTRQPPRRASNLSLAGIVGAARMTDKARAHNNGTTGEYLYGENSGLDAKVLGLLGISGDDFAKAAGEHDDEALQAWVLENSSVTQADIDEFNQRELSLEPPNEQYKQMLRDRLSQRYFNRWN; encoded by the coding sequence ATGGATCTTACACGACAGCCACCACGGCGTGCATCAAACCTTAGCCTCGCCGGCATTGTCGGCGCAGCACGAATGACCGACAAAGCCAGAGCGCATAACAACGGAACAACCGGCGAGTACCTCTATGGAGAAAATTCCGGCCTAGACGCTAAAGTTCTCGGACTTCTGGGAATTTCTGGCGATGACTTTGCCAAAGCCGCTGGTGAGCATGATGACGAAGCCTTGCAGGCGTGGGTGCTTGAAAATTCGAGCGTCACGCAGGCGGACATTGATGAATTTAATCAGCGGGAATTGAGTCTTGAGCCACCGAATGAGCAATACAAGCAAATGCTGAGGGATCGACTTTCACAACGGTACTTCAATCGATGGAACTAG